GCTGCGCCGACCGCTGCGCCAGCCCCGAAGTTGCCAATGCCTCCTGCCCCCGCACTGCTTCCTGTGATGATGCCGGCGAGCATGGACGGCACCTTGTTGGTCAGGAGCAGCAGGCAGAGGCAGAAAATCAGCATGACGCCCAGCTCCTCGAAATTGAGGGTGCCTTTGGTCATCTTGGCGTAGAAGCCGGTGAGCAGATCGCTACCGATACCAACCAACAGCACCATGACAAACAGTTGGATGGCCACACCCAGAACAGTCTTGTAGTAGTTGATGGCCATGTCGGACGTCCAGCGTGAGCCGCCGAAGCCCAGGAAGAATATGCCGGCGTAGATCAGCACCCAACCGGACACCAGTAGGATGAGCATGTTGATCGCAATGAGCGCAAGCATGACCGTGATGGCCAGGCTCAAGAGGACACCGATCAGGCTATCTACTGGACTCCAAGCCGATAGCGCGGCGAGCGTCTGCTTCCACAGCATGAATCCAATATCTACGATGCCGGATGGCGTAACCGAGGTTATGCCGGATGCCTGTTCGCCCAGCTTCTGCAGCGATCGAATGATCGAGGACGCAAACTCCGGCCCGTTCCTGAGTAGCCACAGGTAGAAGCCGAAGAACAGGATGAAACGGCAGAACTCGGCAAAGAACTCGGCCAGGTCGGCCTTGCGTAAGGCCATCATGCCGAATGTCCAAGCGAGGGATATGGTACCCAGCGTCCAGAACAACCAGGACGCAGCACTGAGGATGACAGCCTGCCAAGTGGAAGCACGGCTGCTGAACTCGGTAATGACCTGATCCAGCATGCCCTGGTTGGTGAGTTGAGCTGCGGCGCTACCGGAGTAAAGGACAAACAGCAGACAGCAGCCGATCAGGCTGGTGTTCTTGAGCGTTTTCATGCGATCACCCCTGAGCGCTGTTCAGGTCGAGCCAGTTCTTCGGTTGCTCGGTAGGCTGGATGGCGCCCGAACGTCTGGAGCACTGGCCGGCAAACTCTGCCCGGGCCGTCCTGTCCTTGATCTGGTTGATCACCTCCAGGGTGCAGTTGGTATCGCTGACTTCGGGAATGGCTTGGCCGTTTGGCTGGTCATCGCATCCGACAAGCGCCAGAAGGGTGAGCAGCAGCGGGGTTAGTTTTTTCATCGGGCTCTCCTTAGCGGTTCATGTCCAAC
This region of Pseudomonas wenzhouensis genomic DNA includes:
- the trbL gene encoding P-type conjugative transfer protein TrbL, which translates into the protein MKTLKNTSLIGCCLLFVLYSGSAAAQLTNQGMLDQVITEFSSRASTWQAVILSAASWLFWTLGTISLAWTFGMMALRKADLAEFFAEFCRFILFFGFYLWLLRNGPEFASSIIRSLQKLGEQASGITSVTPSGIVDIGFMLWKQTLAALSAWSPVDSLIGVLLSLAITVMLALIAINMLILLVSGWVLIYAGIFFLGFGGSRWTSDMAINYYKTVLGVAIQLFVMVLLVGIGSDLLTGFYAKMTKGTLNFEELGVMLIFCLCLLLLTNKVPSMLAGIITGSSAGAGGIGNFGAGAAVGAAMGAAGMASAAMSMAGATAMAGAQNMAGGISAIKAAVEKAQGSIEGSSMPNFNGSMLQSEGGMPSGSESGSPLAAAMGNPERSSLQQAARAAAHTTAELAKGAGAVIGEKAAKLGSDFMERAQETLGGQMAAAIRGQEDDQPNSIGPGSESGGSPEDEIAEFVNRGRRD
- the trbK gene encoding entry exclusion lipoprotein TrbK gives rise to the protein MKKLTPLLLTLLALVGCDDQPNGQAIPEVSDTNCTLEVINQIKDRTARAEFAGQCSRRSGAIQPTEQPKNWLDLNSAQG